From a single Macrobrachium rosenbergii isolate ZJJX-2024 chromosome 7, ASM4041242v1, whole genome shotgun sequence genomic region:
- the LOC136840434 gene encoding general transcription factor II-I repeat domain-containing protein 2A-like: MTGEARKEKISFLQKSLKGQQSVFAKKVKEYDASLKTSFLISQILAKRLKPYSDGEVVKECLCVASDNMFPDKKKLVENISLSRYTVARRKDSLSGNIESTMAKRVSAFSSYSVALDESCDTTDTAQLAVYSRGVDNDYNITEEMASLQSMKGTTTGQTIFDELEKVLSRFGLDYTNLVSITTDGAPAMSGQRNGVVGLLKTRMGSQNIDSGSLIVLHCIVHQEALCAKTINFEHVTNILVKAVNFIRSRGLNHHEFQQLMADIDAEYSDVKYFCEVRWLSKAGMLKRAYDLLEEIALFLDMKGNAIPELRNKEWRCDLAFLVDITDHLSVLNVRLQGKRSTNK, translated from the coding sequence atgacagGTGAAGCacgcaaagaaaaaatatcattcttgCAGAAATCTCTGAAAGGACAACAGTCAGTGTTTGCAAAGAAAGTTAAGGAATATGATGCATCTCTCAAAACAAGCTTTTTGATTAGTCAAATCCTTGCAAAAAGACTGAAGCCCTATTCTGATGGTGAGGTAGTTAAAGAATGTTTGTGTGTAGCTTCAGACAATATGTTTCCTGACAAAAAGAAACTAGTTGAAAACATAAGCCTTTCAAGATATACTGTTGCTAGAAGAAAAGACAGTCTTTCAGGGAATATTGAAAGTACAATGGCCAAGCGAGTTAGTGCTTTTTCTTCATACTCTGTTGCTCTTGATGAGAGTTGTGACACCACAGACACTGCACAACTGGCTGTGTATAGTAGGGGTGTTGACAATGACTATAATATTACAGAGGAAATGGCTTCACTACAAAGCATGAAGGGAACCACAACAGGACAAACTATTTTTGATGAATTGGAAAAAGTATTGTCAAGGTTTGGACTGGACTACACTAATTTAGTCTCCATTACAACTGATGGTGCGCCTGCGATGTCTGGTCAGAGAAATGGGGTTGTTGGATTACTGAAGACTAGAATGGGGTCACAAAATATTGACTCAGGTTCACTTATTGTGCTGCATTGTATCGTACACCAGGAAGCTTTGTGTGCAAAGACAATAAACTTTGAGCATGTGACTAATATTCTTGTGAAAGCTGTCAATTTCATTAGGTCAAGAGGTCTAAATCACCACGAGTTTCAGCAGTTAATGGCAGACATTGATGCAGAGTACAGTGATGTGAAGTATTTTTGTGAGGTAAGGTGGCTAAGCAAAGCAGGAATGTTGAAGAGAGCATATGACCTTTTGGAAGAAATTGCGCTGTTCTTAGATATGAAAGGTAATGCTATCCCTGAATTGAGAAATAAGGAATGGAGATGTGACTTAGCATTTTTAGTAGATATAACTGATCATCTCAGTGTACTGAATGTTAGACTTCAAGGAAAAAGATCAACTAATAAATGA